One segment of Bradyrhizobium sp. CB2312 DNA contains the following:
- a CDS encoding FAD-dependent oxidoreductase translates to MRTQVLVVGAGPVGLTAAMDLASRGIDVVIAEIRHAGDPPSVKCNHVSARSMEIFRRLGVAAKLRDAGLPADFPNDCSYRTTATGIELCRIDIPSRARRYSATGGSDTWWPTPEPPHRINQIYLEPILFGHAAAQPRITILARTEITDIEQDADHVVAQARNLDSGETLRIEASFVIGCDGSRSLVRKSIGANLSGTPVIQRVQSTFIEAPQLKQLMGAHKPAWMVLSLNPRRSGTTVAIDGHHRWLIHNHLRPDEPEFDSVDRDWSIRAILGVDERFEYKILSKEDWVGRRLVADRFRDRRVFICGDAAHLWMPYAGYGMNAGIADAVDLCWQLAAHLNGWAPAAILDAYEAERQPITEQVSRFAMDHAMKMMAQRGGVSVEIEDDTPRGHAARAALARAAYDLNVQQYCCAGLNFGYYYDASPIIAYDGETPPAYTMGSFTPSTVPGARSPHLFLRDGRSLYDAFGPGYTLLRFDPAIDVAPLKSAADERGMPLALVDIAADEANGAYAEKLVLVRPDQHIAWRGQVAPENPPGLLARITGAAA, encoded by the coding sequence ATGAGGACACAGGTGCTGGTGGTGGGCGCCGGGCCCGTGGGATTGACCGCGGCCATGGACCTGGCCTCGCGCGGGATCGACGTCGTGATCGCGGAGATCCGCCACGCCGGCGATCCGCCCAGCGTCAAATGCAATCACGTCTCGGCGCGCTCGATGGAGATCTTCCGAAGGCTGGGCGTCGCCGCAAAGTTGCGCGACGCCGGGCTCCCTGCCGACTTCCCGAACGACTGCTCGTATCGGACCACGGCGACCGGCATCGAGCTTTGCCGCATCGACATTCCCTCGCGCGCGCGCCGCTACAGCGCCACCGGCGGCTCCGACACCTGGTGGCCGACGCCCGAGCCGCCGCACCGGATCAACCAGATCTATCTCGAGCCGATCCTGTTCGGCCACGCCGCGGCTCAGCCGCGCATCACCATTCTGGCCCGCACCGAGATCACCGACATCGAACAGGACGCCGACCATGTCGTCGCGCAGGCGCGCAATCTCGACAGCGGAGAGACACTCCGCATCGAAGCCAGCTTCGTGATCGGCTGCGACGGCAGCCGTTCCCTCGTCCGCAAATCGATCGGGGCGAATCTGTCCGGCACGCCGGTGATCCAGCGCGTGCAATCGACCTTCATCGAGGCGCCGCAACTCAAGCAGCTGATGGGCGCGCACAAGCCGGCCTGGATGGTGCTCTCGCTCAATCCGAGGCGCTCGGGCACGACCGTCGCGATCGACGGCCATCACCGCTGGCTGATCCACAATCATCTGAGGCCCGATGAGCCCGAGTTCGACTCGGTCGACCGCGACTGGTCGATCCGCGCCATCCTCGGCGTCGACGAGCGCTTCGAGTACAAAATCCTCAGCAAGGAGGACTGGGTCGGACGCCGCCTCGTGGCCGATCGCTTCCGCGATCGCCGGGTGTTCATCTGTGGCGACGCCGCGCATCTGTGGATGCCCTATGCCGGCTACGGCATGAATGCGGGCATTGCGGATGCCGTCGATCTCTGCTGGCAATTGGCGGCGCATCTCAACGGCTGGGCGCCGGCCGCGATCCTCGATGCCTATGAGGCGGAGCGTCAGCCGATCACCGAGCAAGTCTCGCGCTTTGCGATGGATCACGCGATGAAGATGATGGCGCAGCGCGGCGGCGTCTCAGTGGAGATCGAGGACGACACCCCCCGCGGTCACGCAGCGCGCGCGGCGCTGGCGAGGGCGGCCTACGATCTCAACGTTCAGCAATATTGCTGTGCAGGATTGAACTTCGGCTACTATTACGATGCCTCGCCGATCATCGCCTATGACGGCGAAACCCCGCCGGCCTACACGATGGGGAGCTTCACGCCCTCGACCGTGCCGGGCGCCCGTTCGCCGCATCTGTTCCTGCGCGACGGACGATCGCTCTACGATGCGTTCGGGCCGGGCTACACATTGCTGCGGTTCGATCCGGCGATCGATGTGGCTCCGCTGAAATCCGCCGCGGACGAGCGCGGCATGCCGCTCGCGCTCGTCGACATCGCCGCAGACGAGGCCAACGGCGCCTATGCTGAAAAACTGGTGCTGGTGCGGCCCGACCAGCACATCGCCTGGCGCGGGCAGGTCGCGCCTGAGAATCCACCGGGCTTGCTCGCGCGCATCACCGGCGCTGCGGCGTAA
- a CDS encoding tripartite tricarboxylate transporter substrate binding protein: protein MFHVAKRRILAVLTAATFAVLPPEPSEAAYPEQLIKIIVTFPPGGSADTVIRALEPVVTAELKQGLVIENRAGAGGNIGMAAVAQAAPDGYTLGVAPAGALTVNPHLNPSMPFDPKQLAPITLLAEIPFVLVASANVPAHSAAETIALAKAKPGALSIGHGGNSTAMHLTAALFTQKAGIAMELVPYRGTAPATVDVLAGHVPFAVLDIPASKQLILEGKLNAVGVSSARRLSSLPDVPTLAESGIAGFESVGWFGLVAPAGTPPAIVARLNEAFVKALKDPSVAEKIRTLGAEPAPTSPEQFGRFIESESTKWGKLISEAGIKAN from the coding sequence GTGTTTCACGTTGCAAAGCGCCGCATCCTGGCCGTGCTGACGGCCGCGACTTTCGCCGTGCTGCCGCCGGAGCCCAGCGAGGCGGCCTATCCGGAGCAATTGATCAAGATCATCGTGACCTTCCCGCCCGGCGGCAGCGCCGACACCGTGATCCGTGCGCTCGAGCCGGTGGTCACCGCCGAGCTCAAGCAGGGCCTGGTGATCGAGAACCGCGCCGGGGCAGGGGGCAATATCGGCATGGCCGCGGTCGCGCAGGCCGCGCCGGACGGCTATACGCTCGGCGTCGCGCCCGCAGGTGCGCTGACCGTGAACCCGCACCTCAATCCGTCGATGCCGTTCGATCCGAAGCAGCTCGCGCCCATCACGTTGCTTGCGGAAATCCCCTTCGTGCTGGTCGCCTCCGCCAACGTGCCGGCGCACTCGGCGGCGGAGACGATCGCGCTCGCCAAGGCAAAGCCGGGTGCGCTGTCGATCGGACATGGCGGCAATTCGACCGCCATGCATCTGACGGCGGCGCTGTTCACGCAGAAGGCCGGCATCGCCATGGAGCTGGTCCCGTATCGCGGGACTGCGCCGGCGACGGTCGATGTCCTCGCCGGCCACGTCCCCTTCGCGGTGCTGGACATTCCCGCATCGAAGCAGCTGATCCTCGAGGGCAAGCTCAACGCGGTCGGCGTGTCCTCGGCGCGCCGTCTGTCATCCCTTCCCGATGTGCCGACACTGGCCGAGAGCGGCATCGCGGGTTTCGAATCCGTCGGCTGGTTCGGGCTCGTTGCCCCGGCCGGCACGCCGCCCGCCATCGTCGCGAGGCTGAACGAAGCCTTCGTGAAGGCCCTGAAGGATCCGTCGGTCGCCGAGAAGATCCGGACCCTCGGCGCAGAGCCCGCGCCAACTTCGCCGGAGCAGTTCGGCCGCTTCATCGAGAGTGAAAGCACAAAATGGGGCAAGCTGATCAGCGAGGCCGGCATCAAGGCGAACTGA
- a CDS encoding PLP-dependent aminotransferase family protein, whose product MDGTAQAKGRGGTRTLDVMSAIRAKVAGRALSAGDRLPSIRRLAAAMGVSPSTVVEAYDRLAAEGLIRPRRGSGFYVSPTAAPPLALAEAEPRRDREVDPFWVSRQSLDTDPAVPKPGCGWLPPEWMPEEALRRAARALARTEASVLTNYGSTSGSLALRRLLLARLAEDGIEASINQLMLTGSGTQATDLICRFLLRPGDTVLVDDPCYFNFRALLRAHQVRIVSIPYTPSGPDIARFEQILGSEKPRLYITNSALHNPTGATISLQTAHRLLTAATGHDLTIIEDDIFGDFEPERSPRLAALDGLNRVIRIGSFSKTLSASVRCGYIAARPDWIEHLVDLQVATSFGGPSPVATEIITAVLAGGSYRKHMDELRQRLTRTRRDVARKLQALGIEPWLMPRGGFFLWCRLAAGQDATQVARAALNENVVLAPGNVFSVSQTAQNFMRFNVTHMNEPRMWDVMRRALMTAPA is encoded by the coding sequence TTGGACGGCACGGCGCAAGCGAAGGGACGCGGCGGAACGCGGACCCTGGATGTGATGAGCGCGATCCGCGCCAAGGTCGCGGGCCGCGCGCTCAGTGCCGGCGACCGCCTGCCGTCGATCCGCCGCCTTGCCGCAGCGATGGGCGTCTCGCCGTCCACCGTCGTCGAAGCCTATGACCGGCTCGCCGCCGAAGGCCTGATCCGCCCCCGCCGCGGCTCGGGCTTCTATGTGTCACCGACGGCGGCGCCGCCGCTGGCACTTGCCGAGGCCGAGCCGCGCCGCGACCGCGAGGTCGACCCGTTCTGGGTCTCCAGGCAATCGCTCGATACCGACCCGGCCGTGCCAAAACCCGGCTGCGGCTGGTTGCCACCGGAGTGGATGCCCGAAGAGGCCTTACGCCGCGCCGCCCGCGCGCTGGCGCGGACCGAGGCGAGCGTGCTGACCAATTACGGCTCGACGTCCGGCTCGCTCGCGCTGCGCCGTCTGCTGCTGGCGCGCCTCGCCGAAGACGGGATCGAGGCTTCGATCAACCAGCTGATGCTGACCGGCTCGGGCACGCAGGCGACCGACCTGATCTGCCGCTTCCTGCTGCGGCCCGGCGACACCGTGCTGGTCGACGACCCCTGCTATTTCAATTTTCGTGCGCTGCTGCGCGCGCATCAGGTCAGGATCGTCAGCATACCCTACACGCCGTCGGGCCCTGACATCGCGCGCTTCGAGCAGATTCTCGGCAGCGAGAAGCCGCGGCTCTACATCACCAATTCAGCGCTGCACAACCCGACCGGCGCGACGATCTCGCTCCAGACTGCGCACCGGCTCCTGACCGCGGCCACGGGCCACGACCTCACCATCATCGAGGACGACATCTTCGGCGACTTCGAGCCGGAGCGCTCGCCGCGCCTGGCCGCGCTGGATGGCTTGAACCGCGTGATCCGCATCGGCAGCTTCTCCAAGACGCTGTCGGCTTCGGTGCGCTGCGGCTACATCGCCGCGCGGCCCGACTGGATCGAGCATCTCGTCGACCTCCAGGTCGCAACCAGTTTCGGCGGCCCAAGCCCGGTCGCGACCGAGATCATCACCGCCGTCCTGGCCGGCGGCAGCTATCGCAAGCACATGGACGAGCTCCGGCAAAGGCTCACACGCACGCGCCGCGACGTCGCGCGCAAACTTCAGGCTCTTGGCATCGAGCCCTGGCTGATGCCGCGCGGCGGCTTCTTCCTCTGGTGCCGCCTCGCGGCCGGACAGGATGCCACGCAGGTCGCCCGCGCAGCGCTGAATGAGAACGTCGTGCTCGCGCCCGGCAACGTCTTCAGCGTGTCGCAGACCGCGCAAAACTTCATGCGGTTCAACGTGACGCACATGAACGAGCCGCGGATGTGGGACGTGATGCGGCGGGCGTTGATGACGGCGCCGGCATGA
- a CDS encoding DMT family transporter: MQSAGSGWGSGLPNGLLGVIIFSGSLPATRVAVGGFSALFLTSARAIIAALIGAAVLLLLRQARPDRKDLASLAIVSIGVVVGFPLLTALALQHITSAHSIVFIGLLPLSTAIFAVLRGGERPRPLFWLFAVLGSATVAGFAVSSDGSASLTGDLLMVAAIVLCGLGYAEGAALSRRVGGWQVISWALLLALPLMLPLAIWAWPPTWGGVGAPAWIGLAYVSVFSMFVGFIFWYRGLAIGGIARVGQLQQLQPFFGLALAGLLLHEPVAWSMIAATALVVVCVFFARRYA; the protein is encoded by the coding sequence ATGCAATCTGCGGGCAGCGGCTGGGGCAGCGGACTTCCAAACGGTCTGTTGGGCGTCATCATCTTCAGCGGCTCGCTGCCGGCGACGCGCGTCGCGGTCGGCGGCTTCTCCGCGCTGTTCCTGACCTCCGCGCGCGCGATCATTGCCGCGCTGATCGGTGCGGCCGTGCTCCTCCTGCTCCGTCAGGCGCGGCCAGACCGCAAGGATCTCGCTTCGCTCGCGATCGTCTCCATCGGTGTCGTGGTCGGCTTCCCCTTGCTGACCGCACTCGCGCTCCAGCACATCACCTCGGCGCATTCGATCGTCTTCATCGGCCTCCTGCCGCTGTCGACCGCGATCTTTGCCGTGCTGCGCGGCGGCGAGCGTCCGCGGCCGCTGTTCTGGCTGTTCGCCGTGCTCGGCAGCGCGACGGTGGCGGGCTTTGCCGTGTCCAGCGACGGCTCGGCCTCGCTCACCGGCGATCTGCTCATGGTCGCCGCGATCGTGCTGTGCGGGCTCGGCTATGCGGAAGGCGCCGCGCTGTCGCGCCGCGTCGGCGGCTGGCAGGTGATCTCCTGGGCGCTGCTGCTTGCGTTGCCGCTGATGCTGCCGCTCGCGATCTGGGCATGGCCGCCGACGTGGGGCGGCGTCGGTGCGCCGGCCTGGATCGGGCTCGCCTATGTCTCGGTCTTCAGCATGTTCGTCGGCTTCATCTTCTGGTACCGGGGACTCGCGATCGGCGGTATCGCGCGTGTCGGCCAGTTGCAGCAGCTCCAGCCGTTCTTCGGCCTCGCGCTCGCAGGCCTGCTGCTGCACGAGCCGGTCGCCTGGAGCATGATCGCCGCGACCGCGCTCGTGGTCGTCTGCGTGTTCTTCGCACGGCGGTACGCGTGA
- a CDS encoding DUF1254 domain-containing protein — MNMTRRNLLSGGLGGAISALALSVGRADYDGPLLSAVEGGEDFWLATDAYVFGYPLVTMEMTRRVMTNMAAVEGTRGPMGQFIKLRTYPDASFRDVTAPNADTLYTSAWIDVGDEPWVVSIPDMKDRYFLFPMLDGWTNVFQVPGKRTTGTKAQVYAITGPGWKGKLPAGVKEYKSPTSIVWILGRIYCTGTPEDYAAVHAAQDECKLFPLSAYGQSYTPPPGKVDAAIDMTTPVRDQVNRMDAVAYFSLLAQLMKRNPPGAADAPELAKFAKIGLVPGKDFDASKLDADFAKRIPQVGFDRIMIQFKVNKAIRNTNGWAFDTETGVYGTDYLNRALVTAIGLGANRIQDACYPTSQKDVDGKDYVGSNKYVMRFPKGQLPPVGGFWSLTMYDEKYFFVANPLNRYSISARQNLKPNPDGTIDLYIQKDSPGTDKESNWLPAPAGKFVLMLRMYWPNEKAPSIINGSWSPPAVRRVASS, encoded by the coding sequence ATGAACATGACTCGTCGGAATCTTTTGTCTGGCGGTTTGGGAGGCGCGATCTCGGCACTTGCACTCTCGGTCGGCCGAGCGGATTACGACGGTCCTTTGTTGAGCGCGGTTGAAGGTGGCGAAGATTTCTGGCTTGCCACCGACGCCTATGTGTTCGGCTATCCGCTCGTGACGATGGAGATGACGCGGCGGGTCATGACCAATATGGCTGCCGTCGAGGGTACGCGCGGGCCTATGGGGCAATTCATCAAGCTGCGGACCTATCCCGACGCAAGCTTCAGGGATGTGACGGCTCCGAATGCGGATACGCTCTACACCAGTGCGTGGATCGACGTGGGAGACGAGCCGTGGGTCGTCAGTATCCCCGACATGAAGGACCGCTATTTTCTGTTTCCGATGCTTGATGGCTGGACAAACGTATTCCAGGTCCCGGGCAAGCGCACGACGGGGACCAAGGCGCAGGTCTATGCGATCACCGGCCCGGGTTGGAAAGGCAAGCTCCCTGCCGGCGTGAAGGAATACAAGTCGCCGACGAGCATCGTATGGATTCTAGGTCGCATCTACTGTACCGGCACACCCGAGGACTACGCGGCGGTGCACGCCGCCCAGGATGAGTGCAAGCTCTTCCCCCTGAGCGCCTACGGGCAATCCTACACGCCTCCACCTGGCAAGGTCGATGCGGCGATCGACATGACCACCCCGGTGCGCGATCAGGTCAATCGTATGGACGCCGTGGCATATTTCAGCCTTCTGGCTCAACTGATGAAACGCAATCCGCCGGGAGCCGCCGACGCTCCTGAGCTGGCCAAATTCGCGAAGATCGGTCTCGTTCCGGGCAAGGATTTTGACGCGAGCAAGCTCGACGCCGATTTTGCGAAGCGCATCCCGCAAGTCGGTTTTGACCGGATCATGATCCAATTCAAGGTCAACAAGGCCATCAGGAACACGAACGGCTGGGCATTCGACACGGAGACCGGCGTCTACGGCACCGACTACCTCAATCGTGCCCTGGTCACAGCCATCGGGCTCGGTGCCAACCGAATCCAGGATGCCTGCTATCCGACGTCGCAGAAGGACGTCGATGGTAAAGATTACGTCGGCAGCAACAAGTATGTGATGCGCTTCCCGAAGGGGCAGCTTCCTCCTGTCGGCGGCTTCTGGTCGCTGACGATGTACGACGAGAAGTATTTCTTCGTCGCCAATCCGCTCAACCGCTATTCGATCAGCGCTCGTCAGAATCTCAAGCCCAATCCGGACGGAACGATCGACCTCTATATCCAGAAGGATTCGCCTGGAACGGACAAGGAGTCGAACTGGCTGCCCGCACCCGCCGGCAAGTTCGTTCTGATGCTGCGGATGTATTGGCCGAACGAGAAGGCGCCTTCGATCATCAACGGCAGCTGGTCTCCGCCGGCCGTCAGGAGGGTTGCGAGCAGCTGA
- a CDS encoding EAL domain-containing response regulator: MNDELVELAGRRPKTFGRRKMMPRACVADSKRHLRAFLAEVLEDLGFVTSECASAEELQAVLTSDLPDLILLGIAADGIEPGKFLETLVREAFDGKVLTVGARESIIVKAVQQVGEEYGLAMLPPLTTPFAAETLRERIAMLLPEEPAPSPAVYVGEALHAGWLELWYQPKIDARTLIRSGAEALVRMRHPTWGVVPPAYFIPEPHDPHLRDLSEFVIERAVQDWHYLLEQQSPVDLSINLPASYLKEPQAARDLCRRMPTHPAFGGLTIEIDSEEAIRDLDLLAEVAREVRLHNIGLSIDNLGANWPSLMDLDKIPFIKLKADRHFVTGSGNDRLKRTVCRHIVELAHGYGACTIAEGVESRADLVAANELGFDHVQGYLFGKPMPLKKFARSALTRTVMGGE; encoded by the coding sequence ATGAACGATGAACTTGTTGAGCTCGCCGGACGAAGGCCCAAAACCTTCGGACGGCGAAAAATGATGCCGCGCGCATGCGTCGCCGACAGCAAGCGCCACCTGCGCGCTTTCCTCGCCGAGGTGCTGGAGGATCTCGGCTTCGTCACCAGCGAATGCGCCAGCGCCGAAGAGCTGCAAGCCGTGCTGACCAGCGACTTGCCGGATTTGATCCTGCTCGGCATCGCCGCCGACGGCATCGAGCCCGGCAAGTTTTTGGAGACGCTGGTGCGCGAGGCCTTCGACGGCAAGGTTCTGACCGTGGGCGCCCGCGAGTCGATCATCGTCAAGGCGGTGCAGCAGGTCGGCGAGGAGTATGGCCTTGCGATGCTGCCGCCGTTGACGACGCCCTTTGCCGCGGAGACGCTGCGCGAGCGCATCGCGATGCTGCTGCCGGAGGAGCCGGCGCCGAGCCCGGCCGTGTATGTCGGCGAGGCCCTGCATGCCGGCTGGCTCGAGCTCTGGTACCAGCCCAAGATCGACGCGCGCACGCTGATCCGCAGCGGCGCCGAGGCGCTGGTGCGGATGCGGCATCCGACCTGGGGCGTCGTGCCGCCCGCCTATTTCATTCCCGAGCCCCACGATCCGCATCTGCGCGACCTGTCGGAATTCGTGATCGAGCGCGCCGTGCAGGACTGGCACTATCTCCTGGAGCAGCAGAGCCCGGTCGATCTCTCGATCAACCTGCCGGCGTCATATCTGAAGGAGCCGCAGGCCGCGCGCGACCTCTGCCGCCGCATGCCGACGCATCCGGCCTTCGGCGGACTGACGATCGAAATCGACAGCGAGGAGGCGATCCGCGACCTCGATCTCCTCGCCGAGGTCGCGCGCGAGGTGCGCCTGCACAACATCGGCCTGTCGATCGACAATCTCGGCGCCAACTGGCCGTCGCTGATGGACCTCGACAAGATTCCCTTCATCAAGCTGAAGGCCGACCGGCACTTCGTCACCGGCAGCGGCAATGATCGCCTCAAGCGCACGGTGTGCCGCCACATCGTCGAGCTCGCGCACGGCTACGGCGCGTGCACCATCGCCGAAGGCGTGGAGAGCCGCGCCGACCTCGTCGCCGCGAACGAACTCGGCTTCGACCACGTGCAGGGCTATCTGTTCGGCAAGCCGATGCCGCTGAAGAAGTTTGCACGGAGCGCGCTGACCCGGACCGTGATGGGAGGCGAGTGA
- a CDS encoding helix-turn-helix transcriptional regulator has translation MGSQNDTATDSRPSEWYESGAAPADELDFVRLNAARTKAADEMAAAIARELNGPLTALLLYMGEIKHHSDQLAPVTGDRAYLQRVVENALAQTERVCGLVKQLAGPHKGVLPAPSGAEDAEFKPARAAQPQRLPSAELIGLSGQKRLTKREREVLRLISEGYSNKQGALRMQISPRTFESHRAEAMRKLGARNTADLVRAALLHSID, from the coding sequence ATGGGGTCACAGAATGATACGGCCACTGATTCGCGGCCGTCGGAATGGTACGAGAGCGGCGCTGCTCCAGCTGATGAGCTCGATTTCGTCCGCCTGAACGCGGCCCGGACCAAGGCTGCCGACGAAATGGCCGCCGCCATCGCCCGCGAGCTCAACGGCCCCCTGACGGCGCTGCTGCTCTACATGGGCGAGATCAAGCATCACAGCGATCAGCTCGCGCCTGTCACCGGCGACCGTGCCTATTTGCAGCGGGTGGTGGAGAATGCGCTGGCGCAGACCGAGCGCGTTTGCGGCCTCGTCAAGCAGCTTGCCGGCCCTCACAAGGGTGTCCTGCCGGCCCCGTCCGGCGCCGAGGATGCAGAATTCAAGCCGGCCCGCGCGGCGCAGCCGCAGCGCCTGCCCAGCGCCGAGCTTATCGGCCTGTCGGGCCAGAAGCGGCTGACCAAGCGCGAGCGCGAAGTTCTGCGGCTGATCAGCGAGGGCTATTCGAACAAGCAGGGCGCGCTGCGGATGCAGATCAGCCCGCGCACGTTCGAGAGCCATCGCGCCGAGGCGATGCGCAAGCTCGGCGCGCGCAACACCGCGGACCTCGTCCGTGCGGCGCTGCTGCATTCGATCGATTGA
- a CDS encoding Hpt domain-containing protein → MFEVTVAPVRKAIDAAPVREPGAYAALVAEIGEDGAQEVRTVFWSETCARLQLFRTLALAQHHARIAREAHSLKSAAGTFGYVRLAALALRLEQTAETLDEIEFRDLLDLMDGAFDAARAQEPQK, encoded by the coding sequence ATGTTTGAAGTGACCGTCGCGCCTGTTCGGAAAGCGATCGATGCCGCACCCGTGCGCGAGCCGGGTGCGTATGCAGCGCTGGTGGCGGAGATCGGCGAGGACGGCGCCCAGGAAGTGCGCACCGTGTTCTGGAGCGAGACCTGCGCACGCCTGCAACTGTTCCGCACGCTCGCGCTCGCGCAGCACCACGCCAGGATCGCGCGTGAAGCGCATTCGCTGAAGAGCGCGGCCGGGACGTTCGGCTATGTCAGGCTCGCGGCGCTGGCGCTGCGGCTGGAGCAGACCGCGGAAACGCTTGACGAGATCGAATTCCGCGATCTGCTGGACCTGATGGACGGCGCCTTTGACGCGGCGCGCGCGCAGGAGCCGCAGAAGTAG
- a CDS encoding Crp/Fnr family transcriptional regulator, with product MVRPSNGFLSALSADDYELIRPHLRTVDLPHDAVLVETGETLRRAFFPHRGVISLVVKLAKGEHVQVAMIGRDSLLGTLSTMGDACALNTAIVLVPGVASVMDLDRLRGAAEQSSSLRTLLTRHGLAVYAQVQQTAGCNVAHPVESRLSRCLLHTHDLSGDYRLLLTQEAMAHMIGARRNSVSLVANTLQQANFIHYSRGHIQILNLDGLRQTACECYATVKAQYDRLLGSH from the coding sequence ATGGTGCGCCCATCCAACGGTTTCCTGTCCGCGCTGTCGGCAGACGATTATGAATTGATCCGCCCGCATCTGCGCACCGTGGATCTGCCGCATGACGCGGTGCTGGTCGAGACCGGCGAGACGCTCAGGCGCGCTTTCTTCCCGCACCGCGGCGTGATCTCGCTGGTGGTGAAGCTCGCCAAGGGCGAGCATGTGCAGGTCGCCATGATCGGCCGCGACAGCTTGCTCGGGACGCTTTCCACCATGGGCGACGCCTGCGCGCTGAACACGGCGATCGTGCTGGTTCCCGGCGTCGCGTCCGTGATGGATCTCGACCGGTTGCGCGGCGCGGCCGAGCAGAGCAGCAGCCTGCGGACGCTGCTCACGCGCCACGGGCTGGCGGTGTACGCCCAGGTCCAGCAGACCGCGGGCTGCAACGTCGCCCATCCGGTGGAATCGCGGCTGTCGCGCTGCCTGCTGCACACCCACGATTTGTCGGGCGACTATCGGCTGCTGCTGACCCAGGAGGCGATGGCGCACATGATCGGGGCTCGGCGCAACAGCGTGTCGCTGGTCGCCAACACGCTCCAGCAGGCTAATTTCATCCATTACAGCCGCGGGCACATCCAGATCCTCAATCTGGACGGGCTGCGCCAGACCGCGTGCGAATGCTACGCCACCGTGAAGGCCCAGTACGACCGGCTGCTCGGCTCGCACTGA
- a CDS encoding Crp/Fnr family transcriptional regulator: MTASSRPPNQLLQRLDAADFDLLRPHLTTVAMVRESVLGKAGAALKHVYFPHGGSVSITVGLAEGQMIEVAMLGCDSVVGAGAALADGIAPADAVVLFPGAASMLEIAAFRAVAAASAPFRSLMVRHEQALLAHAQQSLLCNTLHSVEARLARWLLRARDLSNSEMLPLTQEALAQMMGVRRNAISLVAHALQQAGIIHYTRGQIEIVDLQALETTSCGCYSAVKAQHMRLIGALP; encoded by the coding sequence ATGACCGCGAGCAGCCGCCCGCCCAACCAGTTGCTGCAAAGACTCGACGCGGCAGACTTCGATCTGCTGCGCCCTCATCTGACGACGGTGGCAATGGTCAGGGAGTCTGTCTTGGGGAAGGCGGGCGCCGCGCTGAAACACGTCTACTTCCCGCATGGCGGTTCCGTCTCCATCACGGTGGGTCTGGCCGAAGGACAGATGATCGAGGTCGCGATGCTGGGCTGCGACAGCGTCGTCGGCGCCGGCGCGGCGCTGGCCGACGGCATCGCGCCGGCGGACGCGGTGGTCTTATTCCCCGGAGCTGCATCCATGCTGGAAATCGCGGCGTTCCGGGCGGTGGCCGCCGCAAGCGCGCCGTTTCGCAGCCTCATGGTCCGCCATGAGCAGGCCCTCCTCGCGCATGCCCAGCAATCTTTGCTCTGCAACACGCTCCACTCCGTCGAGGCGCGGCTGGCGCGCTGGCTGTTGCGGGCCCGCGACCTCTCCAACAGCGAGATGCTCCCGCTGACGCAGGAAGCGCTGGCGCAGATGATGGGCGTCAGGCGCAACGCCATTTCGCTGGTCGCACATGCGCTCCAGCAGGCCGGCATCATTCACTACACCCGCGGCCAGATCGAAATCGTCGACCTGCAGGCGCTGGAAACGACCTCCTGCGGCTGCTATTCGGCGGTGAAAGCCCAGCACATGCGCCTGATCGGCGCCTTGCCGTGA